The genomic interval ATGGAAGACACTGGAGAGTTTTGAGAGGTGTGTCATGACCTGACTCAAATATGAAGAGATGATAATGGTAGTTTTGTGGAGAATAGACTGCAGGAGAGCAAGAGTAGAAGGCAGAAGATAGTCAGGAAACTACTGCAATAACAGAGGAGAGAGACTCCTGACAGTGACTTGAACCAAGAAGCAGTAATGATGGTGGTGAGAAGTGGTCAGCATGTAGATGCATGTTTACTCCAATGGGTTAATCCAATCGGTGTTGATGGGAGTAGCAATAGAGAGGAATCACCATGACTCCCAGATCATGCATTGCTTTCTTTGCTATCCCAGTAAGCCAGGCTGGACAACTAGATCAAAGCACTGGTTGTTGTAATAGTAACCCCAATGAATGGAAACCATTCCGAAAGACTAAGTAAAGAACACAAATTCCTTAAATACCAGTAACTAATACACAGCAAACCACCCAGGCCTTTAAACTGCAGCAGAGGTACCCTGCTGCCAATGTTAACATCCAATTAAATGGAGGTAGCCCATGACCTCTTGGTTGCCCCTTCTGGAGACTGTGCTGCCTCTTCCCAAAGTACAGGTAGCTGCTGGTTGCAACCCTTCCACATTCCCAATTGTGAAGAGATGGGTGACTCAAGTCAATTTCCAGTGTCAAACTCTAGGCATTCCTTCCTAGATAAAAGGACTGGTGGCTGTTCCTGCACAAGCTAGAGACTAAACTGCATTTCTGTGGAAAGCTCTTGCCACTTTCTGTCCCCAGTAAGGGTCCTTGATGCTTCACTAGAACTCTAAAAAAGAAGCAGTATGAACTGATAAGAAATCTGCTGTGGCACTGTTTGTATAAGACTACACACCACCTACCTGGCAATATGGATTGAGCAAATACTGTATGGGGTAGCCACATTATAAAGTACACATGGCTGGAGCTGCAGTGTAGCCTGATGTGAccaagctctgggtttgatctccatcaccacttaaaaaaaaaaaaatagctggatgcgagtagctcacatctgtaatcctaaccacgaaggaggcagagatcaggaggagcgagatttgaagccaggcccaggaaatagttcttgagaccttatctcagaaaaaaagggatgggggggaaatagttcttgagactctatctcaaaaaaaagggctggtagaatggctcaaggtataggtcctgagttcaagtcccactaaCATACGCAGTCATCTAACACATTAACGTTAAccgaaacacacaagttgcagagAAAAAGATATCTGTATATAAACCCCTATTTATGTAGAGAAAAATATGCCacaaactgtgtgtgtgtttgtacaccAGTCAATAAATGGTAGTAATGGGGGGTATGGGAAATAGGACAAAGGGGGTTGCAAGTGgagagtttttcattttttactccACACACTTGAATTCAATCTGAATGACTTACAAGggcatttattttattaacagGAACAACAGAGAAGCACCAAACAGAAAGCTCAGGCTTCAGCTCCTTAAATCAATGCCTCATGCCACTCTGAGAAATCACCTTCACTgtctaaacctcagtttcctcacctgaaaaCAGGGATGAACACTTAAAATTGCAGTAACAATTAACTGAAGTTAATTTCAACCAAACCTCTGTTACCTATCCAGGCAAAGTCCAAGCTGCATTCGCTGTGCTCAAACCACCTTATCGGTGTCTGTGGTGTAATACTGGGCACACTCTTGTAATTCCTTCCATCGTATTTTCTCACCCCACCTCCCCCAAGACCTTAATACCTGCAAAGCACCTTTAATTCTTAATTGAATGAACGCTTACTACGTGAAATTTCTCCCTCCTTTGAATGCCTCTATTCACTCATTCTTCAAATACTTACTGGACATCTACTACATCCCAAGCTCTTTTCTAAGTGATCGAGATACGAAAGTGAACCAGACTGACACGGTCTCTTCGTGGAGTTTACGTTCTTAGCGGAGCACACAGAATAGAAGAATCAATAACTGCAAATTACGACGGGTGCTCTATGGAAACAAAGGACTGAGTGACCAGCTGAGAAGGACAGACTCATTTGGGAGCTAGCTGGCCAAAGAACCCTCCTTTCTGGAAGGGGATATTCCAACAAAGATCTGAGGTTTTGGAGAGGGAAACCGAGACAAGATCAGGAAGAACAGAATGACAGATGAATTTGGGAAACTGCAAAGGGGCCCAGGTGTGGAAGGTGGGAGGCGACCCCGAGGCAGGTGGAGGGCACCTACGGGCGAGAGGCTCAAGGGGGCGGCCCGCGCCCCTCACTCACCAGGTCGGGCCGGTAGTACCTGTGCACCACTTGGGCCCCCGCGCACATGGCCAGGAGGCTGGCCGCCAACATTTTCAGGTAGCTGGGCCAGGACGCGCCCGCGGGCATGGTCGGAGAGCTGGCGGGAGGGAAAGAGCAGCTTTAGGTTATGCGGGGCCACACGCCGGGGGCGCTCCCATACCCCGTGCCTCCGTGACGCCGGGTCATGACCCGCGAGGTCGCCAAGCGGACTAATGCGCAGCCCCGGCCCATGCCCAGCAGCCTTCAAGCTTTCATCGGTGTGGGGCGCTCGACCTGCACGAGGCAACGGGGTCAGCGTGAGGCCGACCCCCGGAGGCTGCCCCGCGCCTCACCTCAGGACAGGAGCTGCAGAGCGCACTCCCCCGCCCTGTGGAAGCCAAATGCAGTCGCAGGACAGCCTGTCCCAGGGCGAGCGGAAGTGCGCTCCGGAGCCGGGGCGGACCGCGAGCGGGCCGGACCGAAAATGCAGGAGCTGGGCGCCTCGCCGGAGGGGAAAGCGAGTGCACCACAGAGGCGGACGGCGCGCTCACGTGACCCGGCCGGAAGTGGGACTGACAGCTTTCTCAGCCGGGCTCGCGGCATCTCTTCATTGTCCGCACGACAATGTTGTTGGGCTTCCTTGTCTCAGTCTCGGGTCGTTTGTCCCTTCGCAAAAACTGCACGCAGTTACCCCCTTCAGGGAGGGGTGGAGGCTTGTACGCCGAGCGATTGCTTGCCTTCAGGAGAGGTCACCCTCCAGAGAGTGAAGGTCAGCGTGCGGATTCGTGACGTCCTTGACGCGACAGCCGTGCCCTTGCGTTCCCGTGCTGCTGGGAACCTGCAGTCAAGACTTAGTCCATGCGTTTTCAGAAAGACTGGCCTGATTTTATTAAACAAAGTGCAAGAATGAATTCTGAAGGATTGAAGCTGTATGTGTAACATGAAtcatgatacatttttaaatggaatcAAACGATCTCTACTATTTTTCAGGTTCTCTACCTATTtatccacacctccagtgcattttgctctggttattttgaagatggagtctcggAAACTATATGCCCTGTTTGGCCTTGAGACTAGATCCTCtggttctcagcctcccaagtagctaggattacaggcatgaagcccCGGAGCCCAGCAGTTCActcctttttattgctaaatatgTTTAAGCCATAATTGGTTTATACAATCACTTGTTGGcggacattttggttgtttccatttgTTGGTAGAAATAAAGCTGCTAGGAACAGTAAAATATGTGAGAAAGACTGGCACACAAGTCTTTCTATGAACATGTTTCCATTTCTATTAGGTATATACCTAAGAAAAGAATGGCTGATgagtcagcttcccaagtagctgggattatgtaTGTGTGCTGCCATGCCTATCCTTACCTGAATTTTTATTGCCATCTTAATGAATCTGCAGATCTTGACAATATTTAGTCTTTGAGCACAATATATCTCTCCACTTATttaatgcttatttctttcagtaatgtttttcagtttttaggaTATAGgtcttacacatttttttcagatgtatcccaaagtatttcatattttattttactgtgaatGGTATATTGTTAATTGTTTGTGTTAGTATATAGAATATAACTGATTTTCCTGTCTTGTTTTATCTTGCTAATTTCTTACTCATTATATTAGCCTCTATCTGTAGGTCCCACAGGATTTTCTACAAAAACCATCATGTGAACTATGAATGCAGCAAATATTTTTTAGATGTCATTTATCAATTTTTAGCAAGTTCCCTTCTCTTCCTGTGAGGGGAGCAAATGGCAGAAGtgactttgtcttagataagaCAGACAGGAAGGCATCCTTAAAAGTAAACATCTAAGGAGACCAGGGAGCAGGCGTCTCTATATTGTAAGATAATACAATACAGAGGTCTTTCTCCTAGGTAAGGGAAACAGGGAagcatctttgaaaacaaacatcCAAAGGGATAAGAAACAGGCTCCTCACGGAAAGTAACATGGCAAACTCCCACCAAGATAGCAAGAGGCAGTCATAAGATGTAAATGGTGGGCCTCAACGCCAGGAGGAGTTGAACagaccctcctggaatgtccagtttgaTAAGGGAGTGGCCAAATGGCCAGGTTTAGCGAGAAGTCAGCCAGCTAGCATCCAATCACAAATGAAGTTTCACGGTAGATTAGGGGGAGTGTAAATCAGACAAAGCCCTATATTATCCCCCAGACTTCAGCCATTCCATGGTTTAGTTCTTCCACTAAGTCCCACTGTCAGGGTGCTTTGtcatcctttcaataaactttgtgcttgctttactcttaacttctGATCTGGCATATTCAATCATCGACTTCGCCAGGACATGGACTCGGTATCAACAATCCAGTGTCATTCCTAACTTGAAGAAAgtttttattagaaataaatgttcattaaggctGGGGGTGGCagtacatgcctgttatccagtacttgggagactttGCCAATGAACTCAAATggcctggagttttctttgtgggaattttttaaactacaaattcaatttttctaataaatataGGGCTATTCAagttatctttattattattattatcacttgATGTCTTTAAGAGATTTGTTCCTTTCAGTAAAGTTGTTGAATGTACAGAAATGAAGTTGttcaaaatattccattttacttttaatatatgcagagtctaagtcaggtgtggtggctcgtgcctgcaaacccagcaccagggaggcagaggcagaagaattatgagttcaaggccgcAGGGTCacatagtaagacactgtctttaaaaatcaagggctggtgatgtggctccgTGATAGAGGACTTGCCTTAAGTGCCTAACGTGTACAAGGCCctaatttgatccccagcaactcacacacacacacacatttgcagtCTGTAATTATGTCACTTCTTTCATCTTTAAACTATTTTCAGTCATCttgcccctttttttgtgttaaacCTGGCTAgagatttatcaattttattgatcttctAAAGTTCAAATTTTGATAgcattgattttcctttttttttggtattggggtttgaactcagggcctatatcttgagccattccaccagtccttttttgtgatgggcttttttcaagatagggtatgaagacctatttgcccagggctggcctttgaacatcaatcctcttgatctctccctcctgagtagctaggattacaggcgtgagccaccggtgcctagcTTTGGGTTTAATTTGATCTCTGTTCTGTAGAGGCTTTTTTGTTTTCACGTGTGTGTGttttgcagcattggggtttgaactcgggccttgaattctaccacttgagccatgcctcctgtccttttgcttttagtttggttttcaggtagagtctcgtGCTAATTTTGTCTGGGCCTTGGTCCTCCTATGTATTCCTCccgcataactgggattacagatgtgaatcatCACTGCTCAAATTGTTGAGATGGTGTCACATTATCCTGGACTGACCTCAGACCACGACTCTCTTACCTCCACctgcagagtagctgggattacagcctgtgccaccactcccagcttttctgtagttgtttttttttttttgtatgtgtgtgtgtggtattgggatttgaactctgagcctcatgcttgctaggcaagtgctatgtcacttgaaccactccaccatccctttttctgtgtgttgggtattttcaagatagggtcttgaaaactatttgcctggggctggctttgaaccatgatcctcctgatctctgcctcctgagtaactaggattacaggcataaaccactggctcccagctgtTCTCTAGTTTCTTATGGTGGAAACCAAAGTCACTAATTTGagacctttcttttattttaacatgACGCTTAGTGTTGTAAATGTATGTTTAGGATTTATAGAGCAGCCCTTTGGACTTTGactcttccttctttattcttcCTCACAAGTATCCCTGAAAGGGTAGACTCTGGAGCCACAATGCCATGATGGTAATCTCGATTCTGCTACTTAGTAGCTGTGGGACCTTGCACAAGTTATTTCAGCTCTCTGTATAGCagtttacttgttttttaaaaagcgtACATAGTAATGGTAGCTTCTTATATCAACTTGGCTGGGCCATGACACCTGGATGTGTGGTCAAACATTGTTCTGGACACTTCCATGAAGGTGTTTTTTTAGATGAGATTAATATTTAAACACATACACTTTGAATAAAACAGATTATCCTCTATAATGTGAGCAGGCCTCATCCAGTCAGCTGAAGGCATGAGTAGCACAAAAGATTGACCTCCCAGAAGCAAAGAGGGAATTCCCAGTAAACAGTCTTTGAAGCTGAGCAGCAAACTGGACAGAATGTTTATGTCACAACCCCTCAGAAATTCATGTGGTAATATCAGATGAGGCCTCTGggaggtgactaggtcatgaAGGCAGAGTCGTGTAAAAAGGCCCAGAGAGCTGCTTGGTACCAGTCACTGGATTGactggtaccttgatcttggacttcctaacCTTCAGAACTGTGGAAAATAAACTCATGTTGCTCAGAATTCACCCAGTCTCTAGtatttttgttatggcagcctaaaCATACTTACATAACctcactgggtgccagtggctcatgcctataatcctagctactcaggaggcagagatcagggggatcgaagttcaaagccagcctaggaaaatagttcgagagaccctatctcaaaaaaacccaccacagaatgcaaattagtataaccattttggaaagcagtatggagatcccgcaaaaaactagagatagaactgccatatgatcgagtgataccattcctgggcatctacccaaaagaacttaAGACAGA from Castor canadensis chromosome 8, mCasCan1.hap1v2, whole genome shotgun sequence carries:
- the Uqcc6 gene encoding ubiquinol-cytochrome c reductase complex assembly factor 6 — encoded protein: MPAGASWPSYLKMLAASLLAMCAGAQVVHRYYRPDLSIPEIPPKPGELKTELLGLKERQPEPQISQH